A region of Deinococcus detaillensis DNA encodes the following proteins:
- a CDS encoding ABC transporter substrate-binding protein: MKTLLLTGMLLAVSGAGAVKVGVLLPLSGGGSVSGQAAKNGYDLALDEINKAGGVLGKPLELVYGDDASSPAKAVPEFVKLVTVDKVDFMAGGVSSAVSVALSGPAKQYNTFMAWIGAAATPVEDAFADHKYFFHYHPWSYYNFEAILGFFKTLKVKEGAKNIAIAYEDGPFGSAGIDATVDAFKKAGFNVVLAEKFKTGSGNFGPLVSKAKAAKPDILYWVGYDTDALPLATEIKQQNLKLGLIYGTPPSWPVGFEKNPLSNDIAGLSLWLPTSPNRESRLFVNAYKKKFGNVTEEYFAPLAYVNLKSLAAAINKAGSVDKDAVAAELAKTNMRSPFGTLTFSKSLKTQYQGFKAGNWLHFQFLDDARVPVYPVKFAKKALVWNK, from the coding sequence ATGAAAACTCTACTTCTGACGGGCATGCTGCTCGCGGTTTCCGGTGCGGGCGCGGTGAAAGTGGGCGTGTTGCTTCCCCTCTCGGGCGGAGGCAGCGTTTCGGGCCAGGCGGCCAAGAACGGTTACGACCTGGCACTGGACGAGATCAACAAAGCCGGAGGCGTGCTGGGCAAACCGCTGGAACTGGTCTACGGCGACGACGCCAGCTCCCCGGCCAAAGCCGTGCCGGAATTCGTCAAGCTGGTCACGGTGGACAAAGTGGACTTCATGGCGGGCGGCGTGAGCAGCGCGGTCAGCGTGGCCCTGTCCGGCCCGGCCAAACAGTACAACACCTTTATGGCCTGGATCGGGGCGGCGGCCACTCCCGTTGAAGACGCGTTTGCCGACCACAAGTATTTCTTTCACTACCACCCGTGGTCTTACTACAATTTTGAGGCCATCTTGGGCTTCTTCAAGACCCTCAAGGTCAAGGAGGGAGCCAAGAATATCGCCATCGCCTACGAGGACGGCCCCTTCGGCAGCGCGGGGATCGACGCCACCGTGGACGCCTTCAAGAAAGCGGGATTTAACGTTGTCCTGGCCGAGAAGTTTAAGACGGGCAGCGGCAACTTCGGCCCGCTGGTCAGCAAGGCCAAGGCTGCCAAGCCCGACATTCTGTACTGGGTAGGCTACGACACTGACGCCCTGCCGCTGGCGACCGAGATCAAGCAGCAAAACCTCAAGCTGGGCCTGATTTACGGCACCCCGCCGAGCTGGCCGGTGGGCTTCGAGAAAAATCCCCTCTCCAACGACATTGCGGGCCTGAGCTTATGGCTGCCCACCAGCCCCAACCGCGAGAGCCGCTTGTTCGTGAACGCCTACAAGAAAAAGTTCGGCAACGTGACCGAGGAATATTTTGCGCCGCTGGCCTACGTGAACCTCAAATCGCTGGCCGCCGCCATCAACAAAGCGGGCAGCGTGGACAAGGACGCAGTGGCCGCCGAACTGGCCAAGACCAACATGCGCTCGCCCTTCGGCACGCTGACCTTCAGCAAGAGCCTCAAGACCCAGTACCAGGGCTTCAAAGCGGGCAACTGGTTGCACTTCCAGTTCCTCGACGACGCCCGCGTACCGGTGTATCCGGTCAAGTTTGCCAAAAAGGCTTTGGTGTGGAACAAGTAG
- a CDS encoding alpha/beta fold hydrolase, translating to MTLTSRTLQTSRLKTAVLERPAMGEAKRRLLLVHGNVSDSEFFRDLMESLPNDIHAVAPDLRGYGDSEAKPIDATRGLKDWSDDLLVLLDALEWKDAHLLGWSMGGGVVMQVALSAPERVQSLTLVAPVSPYGFGGTHGADSTPNTPDFAGSGGGTVNAAFVPLITAGDRSDAPGSPRDVMRKFYFNAAQFQPDPQKEEAWVTSMLKTRTGDGFYPGDMTPSEHWPNVAPGTAGVANAFSSKYMNLSAFAELTPPPPVLWVRGDADAIVGDTSLFDLAQLGALGAVPGWPGADVCPPQPMLLQMRTVLERGEVNGGQWHELVLPGVGHSPFIEAPDEFGAAFLEHLNQS from the coding sequence ATGACACTCACTTCACGAACACTCCAGACCTCACGCCTGAAAACCGCTGTATTGGAACGCCCCGCGATGGGCGAGGCCAAACGGCGGCTTCTGCTGGTTCACGGCAACGTGTCCGACAGCGAATTTTTCCGTGACCTGATGGAAAGCTTGCCGAACGATATTCACGCTGTCGCCCCTGATCTGCGCGGCTACGGCGACAGCGAGGCCAAGCCGATTGACGCCACGCGCGGCCTGAAGGACTGGTCTGACGATCTGCTGGTTCTGCTGGACGCGCTGGAATGGAAAGACGCACATCTGCTGGGCTGGAGCATGGGCGGCGGCGTGGTCATGCAGGTGGCGTTGAGCGCACCAGAGCGGGTTCAGTCGTTGACGCTGGTGGCCCCGGTCAGCCCCTACGGCTTCGGCGGCACGCACGGCGCGGACAGCACGCCCAACACGCCGGATTTTGCGGGTTCAGGCGGCGGAACGGTCAACGCGGCCTTTGTCCCCTTGATCACTGCCGGAGACCGCTCGGATGCACCGGGCAGCCCGCGAGACGTGATGCGGAAGTTCTACTTCAACGCCGCACAGTTTCAGCCAGACCCACAGAAGGAAGAGGCGTGGGTCACCTCCATGCTCAAAACGCGCACCGGGGACGGCTTCTATCCTGGCGACATGACCCCCAGCGAACACTGGCCGAATGTCGCACCGGGAACCGCTGGGGTGGCCAACGCCTTCAGCTCCAAATACATGAACCTCTCGGCCTTTGCTGAGCTGACTCCGCCGCCGCCTGTGCTGTGGGTGCGCGGGGACGCCGACGCTATCGTGGGGGACACCAGCCTGTTTGATCTGGCCCAGCTTGGCGCACTGGGCGCGGTTCCCGGCTGGCCCGGCGCGGACGTCTGCCCGCCTCAGCCGATGCTTCTCCAGATGCGAACGGTGCTGGAACGTGGTGAAGTTAACGGTGGACAGTGGCACGAGCTGGTGCTGCCCGGCGTGGGCCATTCACCGTTCATTGAAGCGCCTGACGAGTTCGGGGCAGCGTTTCTGGAACATTTGAACCAGAGTTAA
- a CDS encoding branched-chain amino acid ABC transporter permease, which translates to MDLFLQTLLNGMLQSGIYALVASGLALAVGVVGIVNFAHGEFLMIGAFMAWAASAFLGIDPLLSLPIVAVAVFGVGALTYRVSIRHVLLAPELNQMLLTFGLGILLQNLALMLLGGNTRTVTTPYQASSLNIGELSIGGPKAIAFGLAVVLLGALYFMLYRTVLGRQMRAVAQNRRGAQLIGIPVDRVYLIAFGVSCGLAAVAGVLVSVLLFASPTVGLVFALKAFAIIVMAGLGNLTGVLWASVILGLSEALVQTYVPGGGGWSDAVFFLMIFGTLVIRSFRKAA; encoded by the coding sequence ATGGACCTCTTTTTACAAACCCTGCTCAACGGCATGTTGCAGAGCGGCATTTACGCGCTGGTGGCCTCCGGGCTGGCGCTGGCGGTGGGCGTGGTGGGCATCGTCAACTTCGCGCACGGCGAGTTCCTGATGATCGGGGCCTTCATGGCCTGGGCGGCCAGCGCTTTTCTGGGCATTGATCCGCTGCTGTCACTGCCTATCGTGGCGGTGGCGGTCTTCGGCGTGGGGGCACTGACCTACCGCGTCAGCATCCGGCATGTGCTACTGGCTCCGGAACTCAACCAGATGCTGCTGACCTTCGGGTTGGGCATCCTGCTGCAAAATCTGGCGCTGATGCTGCTGGGCGGCAACACCCGCACCGTCACCACGCCTTATCAGGCCAGCAGCCTCAACATTGGCGAGCTGAGCATCGGCGGCCCCAAAGCCATCGCCTTCGGACTGGCGGTGGTTCTGCTGGGAGCGCTGTATTTCATGCTGTACCGCACGGTGCTGGGCCGCCAGATGCGGGCCGTGGCGCAGAACCGCCGGGGCGCGCAATTGATCGGGATACCAGTGGACCGCGTTTATCTGATCGCTTTCGGCGTGTCCTGCGGACTGGCAGCCGTGGCGGGCGTGCTGGTCAGCGTGCTGCTGTTTGCCTCGCCCACCGTGGGACTGGTCTTCGCGCTGAAAGCCTTTGCCATCATCGTGATGGCGGGGCTGGGCAACCTGACCGGCGTGCTGTGGGCCTCGGTGATTCTGGGTCTGTCTGAAGCGCTGGTGCAGACCTACGTGCCCGGGGGCGGCGGCTGGAGCGACGCCGTATTCTTCCTGATGATATTCGGCACCCTAGTAATCCGCTCGTTCAGGAAGGCGGCGTGA